A region of Necator americanus strain Aroian chromosome I, whole genome shotgun sequence DNA encodes the following proteins:
- a CDS encoding hypothetical protein (NECATOR_CHRI.G2327.T1): MVYQVVLLSNVGFYLGKMLAENKNTTAVIGTLMALATKRVRDTGRQLAGSECAERLLELFFSDEVRGAKELLVLLCEGSTDMRDRMGEARAIQRVVESADNSAPNCKLVAAFAQEAWGRAALRESGALDFLISRLASTPSNSNDRLAIVQPLRHFVHDTNGMAFLARNRVFVDTVVKDVTEFIAEYKVVCEPETISDEDEFRSDSPLLMEIESTLQKKSDFVEDGDSRDSRLHKDYSSLWAYSTPSPNRSSFSSPMYSPLSSGAGSPVSASSSSPFASPFSRQRTASESTSEVPDLDSSLGNSEARQKRTTRCGSGLAEKWWIHIIESELWLLTWQAQEDANLPYLCRDDVVNAVLSYLALAPSPDYRIGRVLRRLACSRPSIDSLLSMQFHTRVLHTLCMAPCRVVRYAKRCGRCERAAEFGREILREFAGHVDSDFGNSFLIKRLSNEDFTTRVVAAIAKVALIRDRFRLGRISSGFLPALDLLFESLHSLLVRDDFLEICDESTYSDGPPLCAQIVGAISTLVAPQRLREVLDIDSPVRPRERGECIVEKCEDTQMEMLTFENQDGELLAHVPMDAVCESSQYFKGMFTSDLQEKSTKRRIFVFSAEEEQCCAEDFIRFLHHISGCRAQCSSIQSAQTCVALIKLSDRYLCSSLSEYVSSPHGPARRLLNGETLPDFLPGVLTAQTHERLVAMCLLTLIRYCSSSQIIAALRPVSQSSLLVDLLTEHMKAMTSV; this comes from the exons ATGGTGTATCAG GTGGTACTTTTATCGAACGTTGGCTTTTACCTGGGAAAAATGCTGgctgagaataaaaacactacaGCAGTAATAGGAACACTTATGGCGTTGGCGACGAAACGAGTGCGAGACACTGGCAGACAGTTAGCAGGAAG TGAATGCGCCGAACGTCTGCTGGAGTTGTTCTTTTCCGATGAGGTTCGTGGAGCAAAGGAACTGCTCGTACTACTATGTGAGGGTTCAACGGACATGAGAGACAG GATGGGAGAGGCTCGTGCTATCCAAAGAGTTGTTGAATCAGCCGACAACAGTGCGCCCAACTGTAAACTAGTGGCTGCCTTTGCGCAG GAAGCATGGGGTCGTGCCGCACTTCGAGAGTCTGGTGCTCTGGATTTCCTCATCTCGCGACTAGCGTCAACTCCTTCAAACTCCAATGATCGCCTGGCGATTGTCCAACCCCTTCGTCATTTCGTTCATGACACAAATG GAATGGCATTCTTGGCTCGGAATCGGGTATTTGTAGACACCGTCGTAAAAGATGTGACAGAATTCATTGCTGAATACAAGGTAGTTTGTGAG CCGGAAACTATTTCCGACGAGGATGAATTTCGCTCTGATAGTCCGCTGCTGATGGAGATCGAGTCGACTTTACAGAAGAAGAGTGATTTTGTCGAAGATGGa GATTCACGTGATTCACGACTTCATAAGGACTACTCCTCTCTCTGGGCGTACTCGACACCTTCCCCAAATCGTTCTTCCTTCAGCTCTCCGATGTATAGTCCTCTCTCCAGTGGTGCAGGAAGTCCTGTATCAGCATCTAGCAGTAGCCCGTTCGCGAG TCCATTCTCCCGTCAAAGAACAGCCAGCGAATCAACATCAGAAGTACCAGATTTGGATTCTTCTTTAGGAAATTCAGAAGCTCGGCAAAAGCGTACG ACGCGCTGTGGTAGCGGACTTGCGGAGAAGTGGTGGATACAC ataATCGAGAGCGAGCTTTGGTTACTCACTTGGCAGGCGCAGGAAGATGCTAACTTGCCCTACCTTTGCAGAGACGACGTTGTG aacgccGTCTTATCCTACCTAGCTCTCGCCCCTTCACCTGACTATCGAATAGGAAGAGTACTCCGTCGCCTGGCTTGCTCACGTCCTTCTATTGACTCTTTGCTTTCGATGCAATTTCACACAAGAGTACTTCATACCCTGTGCATGGCGCCCTGTAGAGTAGTTCG TTATGCGAAACGCTGTGGTCGCTGTGAAAGAGCTGCTGAGTTTGGAAGGGAAATACTAAG AGAATTCGCCGGCCATGTGGATAGCGACTTCGGAAATTCCTTCCTTATCAAACGACTCTCCAACGAGGATTTTACAACACGTGTGGTTGCTGCCATAGCTAAGGTGGCTTTAATTAG GGATCGTTTTCGGCTTGGACGAATATCATCTGGTTTTCTACCAGCTCTTGATCTACTTTTCGAATCCTTACATTCACTTCTTGTTAGGgatgattttctggaaatttgtgACGAATCTACTTACTCTGACGGA CCACCATTATGTGCTCAGATAGTGGGTGCCATTTCTACTCTCGTTGCGCCGCAACGACTACG AGAAGTTTTGGATATAGACAGCCCAGTTCGCCCACGAGAGCGCGGCGAGTGTAtagttgaaaaatgtgaaga TACTCAAATGGAGATGCTAACATTTGAAAACCAAGATGGAGAGCTTCTCGCTCATGTTCCCATGGATGCTGTATGCGAGAGTAGTCAGTACTTCAAG GGCATGTTCACTTCGGATCTGCAGGAAAAATCTACCAAACGAAGAATTTTCGTATTCTCTGCTGAAGAGGAACAATGCTGTGCTGAAGATTTCATTCGCTTCTTGCATCATATTTCTGGATGTCGAGCTCAATGTTCCTCCATTCAATCGGCGCAGACATGTGTGGCTCTGATTAAA TTGTCCGATCGCTACCTTTGCTCTTCATTGTCGGAGTACGTGAGTAGCCCGCATGGTCCAGCTCGTCGACTTTTGAACGGCGAGACACTTCCTGATTTTCTTCCTGGTGTGCTAACAGCTCAAACTCATGAAAG GCTAGTCGCGATGTGTCTTCTCACGTTGATACGATATTGCTCCAGTTCTCAGATTATCGCTGCTCTGCGACCAGTGTCCCAATCCTCTTTATTGGTGGACTTACTCACTGAACACATGAAGGCTATGACATCAGTGTGA
- a CDS encoding hypothetical protein (NECATOR_CHRI.G2324.T1): MLTENRTFSSMSAKRKRLEDTAENSPPEGTPTPKKRKGRITAKERERISQENRKAQGVFDVLRQHTDSENRQLSEKFVRTPSRRAEPDYYKQVKSPIDLTRIQQKLKTEEYHSFEEFCGDVELLMENTRTYYKEESEEHKAATELYELYKITKEKVDKGEPLDKPKLDDNPSSSGSATPSSSVRSISPAPSSRGSSSGYADEVDTDMVEDILCGLLELTDSTGRLICPPFRVLQSKEEFPVYYDKIRHPMDLKTIAEKARGGAYKRMTQVEADVRLLCRNAQQFSGKGSEIYKDAVALMSYFKEKREQVLEKGVHPKRREKIHRAVDQLLQQAALPANAELSEDSEEDEDTEDSDDPLWQLYWTIRNAPNEKDRETNLSDPFLELPSRSYYPDYYDEISRPMSLFMINKKLKRNGYQAFEDLFKDFIQVFENACEYNMESSDIFIAAQKLQNLTIRRARELQPSLDLSLYDKKSKLHSTPPLAVKALKTPKTPKIDVDTDSDEKDTPPPEKKKYRSPKKMRPISTGMTAEHVALPGRPGRKSMDELMLRFRQKLMLFWDLIYNHKEGMYWPAGAFMELPSAREYPDYYQVIAHPIDLKIIREKIENNKYESSVQLMQDFAVLFNNARLYNEANSQIARDASMLLDMVTKSHAGDKDAPYESPLQLKQKFGNAVPTPPHLPKNKTPKIDKKFEDMIARLPPHEQQMWRLYSMVRDAADTDGRKLAGAFIKLPTKEEYPDYYEVIKKPMDLQRIHQRLQAHGYARWVDIIADMSLMLENACKYNEPESAIYKDAVALQRLVLEKKRELGAAEDCTPRVQMEIRAMFTNIFVSVFSKKDSDGRCRCDSFAELPDLLKARGLPRDEWPFSLDQIKRNIDKGRYRRLDRFQKDFFDLFDRARELSRSDSKLFEDATELQLAFIQERDAQCKGVLISTAFITIENDIKEAVEKLRKSKMNQEAEVQRRESNDQEIEKQEGEVDLDSLNFDGIEYTIPSYAYISRTDDNHRAPPHIIRVERIFKTDTGEMMVRGKWVYRPHETLHLANRKFIENEVFITPFIDTVLAERLSGLCMVVSVKTALHNVVEGVNSNDLYVCECRYLGKPRYFAKIKAWPFPDEEEKLKLTPRSRPLSPVRVTSEFVNADGVVDRDDDEKSQAHSSSSSEEDDRLRDSVVLDIERPELPARTEADADGRMYLQAMRTHSGKYHDVGQFVLVFNPQRPTCDVMRIDKLWREKDGSEWFSGGYLARPCDIQHDTGRMFYVREVFAVDQPDQTRRIEDIQSHCAVLTPKEFVKERPTEIPECDVFVCDSRIPGHSFAKGEPSSLFIKATEKTSADDENYDPLNGGAPMHIDSAKPLRKFKQYKGAHLPDAELFIFKTPIAMEKEMSPLARNGSSGPSELDMELDENDTDGTESTASKSGMMSNWLAAQPKLTAKSKSGYILFSAEIRKRIMHENPDSGFGEVSKIVGIEWKKLSDDQKRQYEVRAEYIASERAKQEAARAASEKSLQPGQIRIYQCKWINCDSQFDSENGLYEHIVQHHTSQIIMDSEQQYVCMWVTCVRNRKDGKPFPSLPRLHRHMKEKHLASSMKNVYPNQIGRNFFKLSTQPTAGGESTSSLVHIPYGRGIGGQTPQGAPGLQTPHVNGHVSTVPPHLNGEHHYPSPIQHQPPLSAQMTPQVTHQATPSCSQGPMPSSSVQAPITDAARTVVKAQGAEPVFVAPPSSVHARRVLHSETYLRYIESLSSNRQRSVSKWDASLTTNPRNAQPNAARPPPTHWIRESRGRPVAREDDVVRALWRLRDELLESTCNMSVEREFAGVL, encoded by the exons ATGTTGACTGAAAACAGGACGTTCTCTAGCATGAGCGCGAAACGAAAGCGCTTAGAGGACACCGCGGAGAACTCTCCTCCTGAAGGTACTCCAActccaaagaaaagaaaaggaagaattaCTGCCAAAGAACGCGAACGAATATCCCAGGAG AATCGTAAAGCGCAAGGTGTTTTTGACGTACTTAGGCAGCACACGGACAGCGAAAACCGGCAGCTATCAGAGAAGTTCGTACGAACTCCTTCAAGAAG AGCAGAGCCCGACTACTACAAGCAAGTAAAATCTCCGATTGATTTGACAAGAATCCAGCAAAAGTTAAAGACGGAGGAATACCATTCATTTGAGGAGTTTTGTGGGGATGTCGAGCTCCTCATGGAGAATACGAGGACATATTACAAG GAGGAATCGGAAGAGCATAAAGCAGCTACTGAACTTTATGAACTGTATAAGATTACCAAAGAAAAAGTCGATAAAGGAGAACCTCTCGACAAACCTAAACTTGATGATAATCCGTCTAGTTCGGGAAGCGCTACGCCATCTAGTTCTGTGCG GTCGATCTCACCTGCTCCGAGCTCTCGGGGATCATCTAGTGGATATGCAGACGAAGTAGACACGGACATGGTCGAGGACATCCTTTGTGGTCTTTTGGAACTGACAGACTCTACTGGTCGTCTCATTTGTCCGCCTTTTCGGGTGCTGCAGAGTAAAGAG GAGTTTCCCGTTTACTACGACAAGATCCGGCATCCAATGGACCTGAAAACGATTGCGGAAAAGGCAAGAGGAGGAGCATACAAGCGTATGACTCAAGTGGAAGCTGACGTCCGATTACTGTGCCGTAATGCGCAG CAGTTCAGTGGCAAAGGTAGTGAAATTTACAAAGACGCTGTCGCCCTTATGAGCTATTTCAAGGAGAAGCGCGAACAAGTTCTCGAGAAAGGAGTTCACCCGAAACG AAGGGAGAAGATTCATCGTGCTGTTGATCAACTGCTGCAGCAGGCGGCTCTTCCAGCCAACGCAGAGCTTTCTGAGGACTCTGAAGAGGATGAGGATACAGAGGACAGCGAc GATCCTTTGTGGCAGCTCTATTGGACGATTCGTAACGCACCAAATGAAAAGGACCGCGAGACAAATCTGTCTGATCCCTTTCTTGAACTTCCCAGTCGGAG TTATTATCCTGACTATTATGATGAAATATCTCGTCCCATGTCGCTATTCATGATTAATaagaagttgaaaagaaatggtTATCAAGCTTTTGAAGatcttttcaaggattttattCAG GTGTTTGAGAATGCTTGCGAATACAACATGGAATCATCAGATATCTTCATAGCTGCACAAAAGCTGCAGAACTTGACGATTCGCAGGGCTCGGGAATTGCAACCTAGTCTAGATCTTTCG CTGTATGATAAGAAATCAAAACTTCATTCAACACCGCCGCTTGCAGTTAAAGCTTTGAAAACACCAAAGACTCCAAAGATTGATGTAGACACTGATTCTGATGAAAAG GATACTCCTCCTCCTGAGAAGAAGAAGTACCGGTCGCCGAAGAAGATGCGACCCATATCTACAGGAATGACGGCTGAGCATGTTGCTCTGCCTGGACGGCCTGGTCGTAAGAGCATGGATGAGCTGATGCTGCGGTTTCGTCAAAAGCTTATGTTGTTTTGGGATCTCATTTACAATCATAAG GAAGGCATGTATTGGCCAGCTGGTGCTTTTATGGAGTTACCATCAGCTCGGGAATATCCCGATTATTACCAAGTTATTGCACATCCTATTGACCTTAAGATTATTAGGGAGAAAATTGAGAACAATAAG TACGAATCTTCGGTGCAGTTGATGCAAGACTTTGCTGTACTATTCAACAACGCTCGGCTTTACAACGAGGCAAACTCGCAGATCGCTCGGGATGCGTCCATGTTGCTTGATATGGTTACGAAATCACATGCAGGCGATAAGGATGCTCCATACGAGAGTCCTCTGCAGTTGAAGCAGAAATTCGG AAATGCGGTACCGACGCCACCTCATCTACCAAAGAACAAGACTCCTAAGATAGACAAAAAGTTTGAGGACATGATTGCAAG GCTTCCTCCACATGAACAACAAATGTGGAGATTATATAGCATGGTTCGTGATGCTGCAGATACTGACGGTAGGAAACTTGCTGGTGCCTTCATCAAACTGCCAACAAAGGAG GAATACCCCGATTATTATGAAGTAATAAAGAAGCCAATGGATCTGCAACGGATTCACCAACGCTTGCAAGCTCACGGTTATGCAAGATGGGTGGACATTATTGCTGATATGTCGTTGATGCTTGAAAATGCTTGTAAATATAATGAACCTGAAAGCGCCATTTACAAG GATGCTGTCGCACTTCAACGGCTGGTACTTGAGAAAAAGCGAGAGTTAGGTGCCGCGGAAGACTGTACACCAAGAGTTCAAATGGAGATTCGAGCCatgtttacaaatatttttgtctCGGTGTTCAGCAAAAAG GATTCTGATGGGCGTTGTCGATGTGATTCATTCGCAGAACTGCCTGATTTGCTCAAAGCTCGTGGTTTGCCACGCGACGAATGGCCGTTCTCGTTGGACCAAATCAAGCGTAACATCGACAAG GGGCGATATCGCCGCTTGGATCGATTCCAGAAAGATTTCTTTGATCTTTTTGATCGCGCCAGAGAGCTCAGCAGAAGTGATTCTAAG CTCTTCGAAGATGCCACTGAACTTCAGTTAGCGTTCATCCAAGAACGAGATGCACAGTGCAAAGGAGTGCTTATTTCGACTGCTTTCATTACCATCGAAAAT GACATAAAAGAAGCAGttgaaaaacttcgaaaatctAAGATGAATCAGGAAGCTGAAGTTCAGCGGCGAGAGAGTAATGATCAAGAGATTGAAAAGCAG GAAGGAGAGGTTGACTTGGATTCCCTGAATTTCGATGGTATTGAGTACACTATACCGTCATATGCTTATATTTCCCGTACCGATGACAACCACCGTGCACCACCTCACATCATTCGCGTGGAAAGGATTTTCAA GACGGATACGGGAGAAATGATGGTGAGAGGAAAATGGGTGTACCGACCACATGAGACATTACATCTGGCCAATCGCAAATTTATCGAGAATGAA GTTTTTATTACTCCATTCATCGATACTGTACTTGCTGAGAGACTCAGTGGTCTATGTATGGTTGTTTCGGTAAAGACTGCTTTGCATAATGTAGTCGAAGGAGTGAATTCTAATGATCTTTACGTTTGCGAATGCCGATACTTGGGAAAGCCGCGTTATTTCGCCAAAATCAAG GCTTGGCCTTTCCCCGATGAAGAGGAGAAATTAAAGCTCACTCCCAGATCACGTCCTCTTTCTCCAGTTCGTGTCACGAGCGAGTTCGTGAACGCAGATGGAGTCGTTGATCGAGATGACGACGAG AAATCTCAAGCACACTCATCTTCGAGCTCGGAGGAGGATGATCGATTACGAGATTCTGTGGTGCTGGACATCGAACGGCCCGAG ctcCCTGCTAGAACGGAAGCGGATGCAGATGGCCGCATGTATCTCCAAGCAATGCGAACTCACAGCGGCAAGTACCACGACGTTGGCCAGTTTGTCCTTGTTTTCAATCCTCAGAGACCAACTTGTGATGTGATGCGGATTGATAAACTTTGGAGAGAGAAGGA TGGAAGTGAATGGTTCAGTGGAGGCTATCTTGCGCGACCTTGTGACATACAACATGACACAGGCAGAATGTTTTACGTTAGAGAG GTGTTTGCGGTTGATCAACCTGATCAAACTCGTCGGATCGAGGACATTCAAAGCCATTGTGCAGTGCTTACACCCAAGGAATTCGTAAAAG AACGGCCAACGGAGATTCCGGAGTGTGACGTTTTTGTATGCGATTCTCGCATACCGGGGCATTCTTTTGCGAAAGGAGAACCATCATCGCTTTTCATTAAGGCAACAGAAAAA ACTTCTGCTGACGACGAAAACTATGATCCTTTGAACGGCGGCGCTCCTATGCACATCGATTCTGCGAAGCCTCTCCGGAAATTTAAG CAGTACAAGGGCGCACATCTGCCGGATGCTGAGCTCTTCATCTTCAAAACACCAATAGCCATGGAGAAG GAAATGTCACCGCTGGCCCGTAACGGTTCAAGTGGCCCCTCAGAATTGGACATGGAACTAGACGAAAACGATACTGATGGAACTGAGTCAACGGCCAGCAAG TCAGGGATGATGTCGAATTGGCTTGCTGCACAACCGAAACTTACTGCAAAGAGCAAATCTGGCTATATTCTCTTCTCTGCTGAAATAAGGAAACGAATTATGCATGAGAACCCAGATTCTGGTTTTGGAGAAGTGTCAAAGATAGTAGGAATCgag TGGAAGAAGTTATCTGACGACCAAAAGAGACAGTACGAAGTCAGGGCGGAGTACATCGCTAGTGAACGAGCGAAGCAGGAAGCTGCACGAGCTGCGAGCGAGAAATCGCTTCAA CCTGGTCAGATCCGGATATACCAGTGCAAATGGATAAATTGCGATTCGCAGTTTGATAGCGAAAATGGGCTCTATGAACACATAGTTCAACATCATACCAGCCAAATCATCA tggacagcgaacagcagTATGTTTGCATGTGGGTTACCTGTGTTCGTAACAGAAAAGATGGCAAGCCTTTCCCATCACTACCTCGTCTTCATCGACATATGAAG GAGAAGCATCTTGCTTCGTCGATGAAGAATGTTTATCCAAATCAGATTGGAAGGAATTTCTTCAAGCTTTCAACTCAACCGACTGCTGGCGGGGAATCG ACCAGCAGCCTCGTGCACATCCCTTATGGAAGGGGTATTGGAGGACAAACTCCTCAAGGCGCTCCTGGTCTGCAAACTCCTCATGTCAATGGGCATGTGAGTACTGTGCCTCCCCACCTTAACGGCGAACATCACTACCCT TCACCAATACAACACCAACCACCTCTTAGTGCTCAAATGACCCCACAGGTCACCCATCAAGCCACGCCTTCTTGTTCACAAGGACCTATG CCGTCATCGTCAGTGCAAGCACCCATCACTGACGCTGCACGTACGGTCGTCAAAGCTCAGGGTGCGGAGCCGGTATTCGTGGCACCGCCGTCTTCAGTACATGCCCGACGTGTGTTACACTCGGAAACATACCTTAG GTACATCGAGTCGCTGTCGTCGAATCGCCAGCGCAGCGTTTCAAAGTGGGACGCATCATTGACCACAAATCCGCGTAATGCGCAACCAAATGCCGCTCGACCGCCTCCAACTCACTGGATAAGG GAGTCCCGAGGCCGCCCCGTCGCACGCGAAGATGATGTGGTACGCGCTTTATGGCGACTTCGTGATGAGCTGCTTGAGAGCACATGTAATATGTCAGTAGAGAGGGAATTTGCTGGTGTTTTGTGA
- a CDS encoding hypothetical protein (NECATOR_CHRI.G2327.T2), with the protein MLAENKNTTAVIGTLMALATKRVRDTGRQLAGSECAERLLELFFSDEVRGAKELLVLLCEGSTDMRDRMGEARAIQRVVESADNSAPNCKLVAAFAQEAWGRAALRESGALDFLISRLASTPSNSNDRLAIVQPLRHFVHDTNGMAFLARNRVFVDTVVKDVTEFIAEYKVVCEPETISDEDEFRSDSPLLMEIESTLQKKSDFVEDGDSRDSRLHKDYSSLWAYSTPSPNRSSFSSPMYSPLSSGAGSPVSASSSSPFASPFSRQRTASESTSEVPDLDSSLGNSEARQKRTTRCGSGLAEKWWIHIIESELWLLTWQAQEDANLPYLCRDDVVNAVLSYLALAPSPDYRIGRVLRRLACSRPSIDSLLSMQFHTRVLHTLCMAPCRVVRYAKRCGRCERAAEFGREILREFAGHVDSDFGNSFLIKRLSNEDFTTRVVAAIAKVALIRDRFRLGRISSGFLPALDLLFESLHSLLVRDDFLEICDESTYSDGPPLCAQIVGAISTLVAPQRLREVLDIDSPVRPRERGECIVEKCEDTQMEMLTFENQDGELLAHVPMDAVCESSQYFKGMFTSDLQEKSTKRRIFVFSAEEEQCCAEDFIRFLHHISGCRAQCSSIQSAQTCVALIKLSDRYLCSSLSEYVSSPHGPARRLLNGETLPDFLPGVLTAQTHERLVAMCLLTLIRYCSSSQIIAALRPVSQSSLLVDLLTEHMKAMTSV; encoded by the exons ATGCTGgctgagaataaaaacactacaGCAGTAATAGGAACACTTATGGCGTTGGCGACGAAACGAGTGCGAGACACTGGCAGACAGTTAGCAGGAAG TGAATGCGCCGAACGTCTGCTGGAGTTGTTCTTTTCCGATGAGGTTCGTGGAGCAAAGGAACTGCTCGTACTACTATGTGAGGGTTCAACGGACATGAGAGACAG GATGGGAGAGGCTCGTGCTATCCAAAGAGTTGTTGAATCAGCCGACAACAGTGCGCCCAACTGTAAACTAGTGGCTGCCTTTGCGCAG GAAGCATGGGGTCGTGCCGCACTTCGAGAGTCTGGTGCTCTGGATTTCCTCATCTCGCGACTAGCGTCAACTCCTTCAAACTCCAATGATCGCCTGGCGATTGTCCAACCCCTTCGTCATTTCGTTCATGACACAAATG GAATGGCATTCTTGGCTCGGAATCGGGTATTTGTAGACACCGTCGTAAAAGATGTGACAGAATTCATTGCTGAATACAAGGTAGTTTGTGAG CCGGAAACTATTTCCGACGAGGATGAATTTCGCTCTGATAGTCCGCTGCTGATGGAGATCGAGTCGACTTTACAGAAGAAGAGTGATTTTGTCGAAGATGGa GATTCACGTGATTCACGACTTCATAAGGACTACTCCTCTCTCTGGGCGTACTCGACACCTTCCCCAAATCGTTCTTCCTTCAGCTCTCCGATGTATAGTCCTCTCTCCAGTGGTGCAGGAAGTCCTGTATCAGCATCTAGCAGTAGCCCGTTCGCGAG TCCATTCTCCCGTCAAAGAACAGCCAGCGAATCAACATCAGAAGTACCAGATTTGGATTCTTCTTTAGGAAATTCAGAAGCTCGGCAAAAGCGTACG ACGCGCTGTGGTAGCGGACTTGCGGAGAAGTGGTGGATACAC ataATCGAGAGCGAGCTTTGGTTACTCACTTGGCAGGCGCAGGAAGATGCTAACTTGCCCTACCTTTGCAGAGACGACGTTGTG aacgccGTCTTATCCTACCTAGCTCTCGCCCCTTCACCTGACTATCGAATAGGAAGAGTACTCCGTCGCCTGGCTTGCTCACGTCCTTCTATTGACTCTTTGCTTTCGATGCAATTTCACACAAGAGTACTTCATACCCTGTGCATGGCGCCCTGTAGAGTAGTTCG TTATGCGAAACGCTGTGGTCGCTGTGAAAGAGCTGCTGAGTTTGGAAGGGAAATACTAAG AGAATTCGCCGGCCATGTGGATAGCGACTTCGGAAATTCCTTCCTTATCAAACGACTCTCCAACGAGGATTTTACAACACGTGTGGTTGCTGCCATAGCTAAGGTGGCTTTAATTAG GGATCGTTTTCGGCTTGGACGAATATCATCTGGTTTTCTACCAGCTCTTGATCTACTTTTCGAATCCTTACATTCACTTCTTGTTAGGgatgattttctggaaatttgtgACGAATCTACTTACTCTGACGGA CCACCATTATGTGCTCAGATAGTGGGTGCCATTTCTACTCTCGTTGCGCCGCAACGACTACG AGAAGTTTTGGATATAGACAGCCCAGTTCGCCCACGAGAGCGCGGCGAGTGTAtagttgaaaaatgtgaaga TACTCAAATGGAGATGCTAACATTTGAAAACCAAGATGGAGAGCTTCTCGCTCATGTTCCCATGGATGCTGTATGCGAGAGTAGTCAGTACTTCAAG GGCATGTTCACTTCGGATCTGCAGGAAAAATCTACCAAACGAAGAATTTTCGTATTCTCTGCTGAAGAGGAACAATGCTGTGCTGAAGATTTCATTCGCTTCTTGCATCATATTTCTGGATGTCGAGCTCAATGTTCCTCCATTCAATCGGCGCAGACATGTGTGGCTCTGATTAAA TTGTCCGATCGCTACCTTTGCTCTTCATTGTCGGAGTACGTGAGTAGCCCGCATGGTCCAGCTCGTCGACTTTTGAACGGCGAGACACTTCCTGATTTTCTTCCTGGTGTGCTAACAGCTCAAACTCATGAAAG GCTAGTCGCGATGTGTCTTCTCACGTTGATACGATATTGCTCCAGTTCTCAGATTATCGCTGCTCTGCGACCAGTGTCCCAATCCTCTTTATTGGTGGACTTACTCACTGAACACATGAAGGCTATGACATCAGTGTGA
- a CDS encoding hypothetical protein (NECATOR_CHRI.G2326.T1): MSAVAEPETKAGHLPAERVGGRRVVTKKDRRQSETERTSSESSEESREVVERDNTLPAQMEKSYPTSGVRHSHDKPQPTHQAHYAHPPSHASGHVFQPRKNC; encoded by the exons ATGTCTGCTGTCGCGGAGCCAGAGACAAAAGCAGGACATCTGCCAGCAGAGCGCGTAGGAGGACGAAGGGTTGTCACCAAGAAG GACCGTCGCCAGTCGGAGACGGAACGAACTTCTTCGGAGAGTTCTGAAGAAAGTCGCGAAGTGGTAGAACGTGATAACACGTTACCTGCACAG aTGGAAAAGTCATATCCGACGAGTGGGGTTAGACACTCGCATGACAAACCTCAACCGACTCATCAAGCTCACTACGCTCATCCTCCGTCTCACGCCAGTGGTCATGTCTTTCAACCGAGGAAGAACTGCTAG
- a CDS encoding hypothetical protein (NECATOR_CHRI.G2325.T1), translating into MEAKRIKLDSEEENSRDSLSQTSVSSMDSIHSPVDLTLDQLRSSDPSVLEKALLNLKSTLRSRSAIEQFIDSESLQRFYLVTDVLAKAATDITNKTPPWLSILKESTSLIANCCHYSITACMKMTSSKIGFASIAVRVFESGSLRHDCKTSMARLVANMCAHKEPAMCVASNTSLVDRLVLLLDSDESSATQALRAIRGLVASNYIKPASEDKAAAEYAAVIREL; encoded by the exons ATGGAAGCCAAACGAATCAAGTTGGATTCGGAAGAGGAGAACTCACGAGATTCACTGTCGCAGACGTCTGTCAGCTCAATGGACTCTATACATTCTCCAGTAGATTTAACTTTAGATCAGCTGAGGTCCTCTGATCCTAGCGTTCTTGAGAAGGCCCTGCTGAACTTGAAGTCAACGCTGCGAAGCAGATCAGCTATTGAACAATTCATAGATTCAGAGTCTCTGCAAAGATTCTACTTAGTTACTGACGTCCTTGCCAAAGCTGCGACTGATATAACGAACAAAAC ACCACCATGGCTATCTATACTGAAGGAATCAACGAGTCTAATCGCAAACTGTTGTCACTATTCAATTACCGCATGTATGAAGATGACTTCATCAAAAATTGGCTTCGCTAGCATTGCAG TCCGTGTTTTTGAAAGTGGATCTTTGCGACATGATTGCAAGACATCTATGGCTCGGCTAGTTGCGAATATGTGCGCACACAAG GAACCGGCAATGTGTGTGGCCTCTAATACATCTCTCGTTGATCGGCTGGTGTTGTTGCTAGATTCTGATGAAAGCAGTGCTACACAAGCTCTCCGTGCTATTCGCGGACTCGTCGCCTCGAATTACATTAAG cCTGCTTCGGAAGACAAAGCAGCAGCAGAATATGCAGCTGTGATCAGGGAACTGTAA